The genomic segment ATTTACGCACGAGGATGCGTACAAACATATCGAACAGCTTTCTGCAGAAGAATTCAGGGCAGCCTGCGAACCGCAGCACTATAGCCGGATGCCGGATATGCTCAAGGCATTGGCCGGCACAATCGAAAATAATACGGACTTGTATCTAAAGACATTCACCGGAGCTTCGGCGCACGGTATTGTTTTCTTAAAGCCCGCACGGAACGAAGCCGACGGCAACGGTGAAGAGAAGGCTCCGGTAAATGCTTATGCAGTTCAATACACCCAAAGCGACGGTAAACAAAGTGCCGCGCTTCTTTTACCCGATGGTGCCTTGTCGGTTAACATGAACGGCAGCGGCATTCGGAACACACATCTGCCGTCTTTACCGGAAAACTTTAGCTACACCGCGTTTTCCATCTCGGATACGTCTATCACTGCTGCATGGGAAGAAACCGTGTTCTACGAAGTCGGCCGCGCGGGAATTTTTACTGCCGAGTTGAGTGAGCTGGGACTGTAAAAACTTATCTTTTATACGTCTCTCGGTTGTTTTACGATATAGGGAAGACCGAGCAACAGCTCGTCGATACTTGTGATAATATGCCGGGAACGTATTTTATCTTTAAATTCAAGCAACTGCTTAAATATGTAGAGAGACTCATCGAGCGCCATGCCGAGCGTACCCGGAATCCGAATCCGCACCTGCAGCGTCCACCGCGAAAGAAAGATCATCGCCTGCAGAACAACGGTTTTTTCCAAACCGTTCAGCAGCGCTCCGCTTGTAATGGGAAAGTTCCCTATTAAGAAAAGTTCTCTTCCTACCGGAATAAAAACATGACAGATGACAATCCCCGCCGTTGAAACACAAAGCGGTATCCAATATATTTTTTGTTTTTCCGCAAGACAGAGTAAAAATCCCGCAAAAAAAATAACCGCTTTTGCCGGTAAGCCCGGGATAAAAAGGAGCGCTGCCAGCAAGGTAAAACCGGTTATCAGCCGAATCCTTGGATGAGGGGCTCGATTTGTATCGCCGGGTAACTGCACGTATAACGGAGCATCTGCATCCCGTATATGGGCATACCATTCGGATTCAGCTTCAAAATTTTCGCAAAAAATGCCGAGGAGCAAGGACGTTACCGCACCGATAAAGAGGAACGGCGGTACCATATAGCGGATACCCTCTCCGAAAACAAAGAAGCGCCCGATAAAAAGCTGTATGCAGTTCGATGCAAAAGCCCCTGCCATACTGATTCCAGCAAGCGATAAGACCTTACGGGGAATCTTATGCAGCGCATACATTGTAAGCGCCGCCCCGATTGTTCCCGCTGCGGAAAACAAAACAAGATAAGAAAAGAGCGTTCCGCTGATAAACGCCTGCCCCAGAATTTTTATCATCGTCAGCAGTAAAAACGCCTTGAACGACAGTACGTCAAGCGCCAGCATCAGCGGAACATTTGCGAGTCCTATCCGCAAAAACGGCAGCGGCTTGGGAATGACAAATTCAATAGCTGAAAGGAAAAAGCACAAGGCACCGAAAACCGGCACCAGTGCATCCTGCTTTTTATTCATAGCGTATGGGACTTAATGGCAGCCTGAACACCCGCCACAGCCGCCTTCGCCGGTTCCGCAGCTGCTTCCGCACCCGCCCGCGAATGACGCTTGAACCTCCTCAAGTTCTTCGGGAGTAGCATCCCGCACACCGGCAACCTTTATATCAAAGTGCAGTGTTTTACCGGCAAGCGGATGGTTTGCATCCAGCGTGATAATGTCTCCGTCGATGCCGGTTATCACCACGTGATGGCCGCTTGTTTCAAATTCCATACCGACTTCCAACTGTGTGTCGGGCGGGAACTGTGCACGGCTTACTTCAAAAACGGCGCGAGGATCGATTTCGCCGTAAGCCTGCTGCGGCGCTACCGTAAGAGAAAAGCTTTCGCCCGCTTCCCGCCCTTCAAGCGCTTTTTCCAAGCCGGGAATAAGCTGCCGATAACCGTGGACATAATCCAGCGGTCCCATCTGTTCCGATGAATCCAAAACCTTTTGGTCATCA from the Treponema vincentii F0403 genome contains:
- a CDS encoding FKBP-type peptidyl-prolyl cis-trans isomerase, producing MKIADNCLVTLEYTLKDDDQKVLDSSEQMGPLDYVHGYRQLIPGLEKALEGREAGESFSLTVAPQQAYGEIDPRAVFEVSRAQFPPDTQLEVGMEFETSGHHVVITGIDGDIITLDANHPLAGKTLHFDIKVAGVRDATPEELEEVQASFAGGCGSSCGTGEGGCGGCSGCH
- a CDS encoding Gx transporter family protein, yielding MNKKQDALVPVFGALCFFLSAIEFVIPKPLPFLRIGLANVPLMLALDVLSFKAFLLLTMIKILGQAFISGTLFSYLVLFSAAGTIGAALTMYALHKIPRKVLSLAGISMAGAFASNCIQLFIGRFFVFGEGIRYMVPPFLFIGAVTSLLLGIFCENFEAESEWYAHIRDADAPLYVQLPGDTNRAPHPRIRLITGFTLLAALLFIPGLPAKAVIFFAGFLLCLAEKQKIYWIPLCVSTAGIVICHVFIPVGRELFLIGNFPITSGALLNGLEKTVVLQAMIFLSRWTLQVRIRIPGTLGMALDESLYIFKQLLEFKDKIRSRHIITSIDELLLGLPYIVKQPRDV